TCAATCTGAGCGAAGCTTAGAAGAAGGGATAAATTAAAGAGCTAAGGGTGAGTTCAGCCGTCATCCTCATCTTCCTCATCATCATCGTTATCCTGATCAAGAGTAATAAAAGATTAGTTCAAAAGCCCATTATATAAGATGTTATAACCAAACTTCAACTGTCCCCGCATTTTCAAGTTAGAGCATgtaaaataacaattaaaagCATGTATACCAAAAGGCATGAGATAAGCATTTAGGTAATAATGTATTTTCAGATAAACAACACAAACCCTTCAAGACAGGTTTTGCACATATTAGATGTAATCATAGATGTATATCACTGATTTGACTGTTGTCTGGATCATATAACTCCTTTGTGCAGGATACATACACGACATGAGTGGCAACTTTCTAGCAATTCAGCACAcctaaaaatcatatttcattAACACATGGCGGGAAGTAATGAGCTAGTTTCCTGTAAGGTGAAGTCACCTTTCCTCAGGAGAAGTCATACAAATAAACAATTAGGTATTGCATATGCAATTTCGTAGCTTTGAGCCTTTGACTTCTATGGAAGCTTGGACCATATGTATGGGACTCCAAGACATTTTTGTCCCAATTTACGCTGAAATCCCCTCCTTTACAAGTTGTAACAACTTTCTAGTGGTAAAAATAAATACACGTGTTTGAGAATAATGGCAATTCTCTGTCCTGGAAGCATAAGGCTATAAACAACATTTGAAAAGTGTAGATTTCTTCCCCATTTAAGCTGAAAAAAGGTGTAGATTTCTTCCCCTAATGCCTCAGCTTGCCCTCATTCTACCTGTTGCCTATATGCCACCACTTTCTTTGGTACGTGCTTGTTTTCCTTCTAAGACTTTAATTAATTATCAGATTGAACGGTACCATGACCATCGATTACTAAAGCAATCCAAGACACAGCTGAATTAACCACAGCACATTAGTTTCTATTTACCATTACTAAAGTTGTGTGGTTCTGGATGTAGCATCTTGAAGGAAACGGTTTATCATTGGAGTCAAGACACAAGAGTAGTTCTGAAAATCCAAGGCCCATCCAAAATGGCTAAACCCAAACACTAAAATCTTTAGGGGATAATTATGCATCTCTGGATGTTTGTCTCATGACATTTGCACCATCAATTTAGTAAATTAAGGTTTCGATTTTTAACAAGGAACAGTGAGATAGGAACAGACCAAAGGACAGCAACAACATCATAGTACATTTAACCATAAATAATCAGAAGATCCAAAAGGTTGGTCAGAAAAGCTCAGCACAAAACAGAAGTCCAAATCAAGCAACTTCAAAAAAGAAGATGGTCTAATCTCAACAATGTTTacctcttcatcttcatcgtCCTCGTCCTCATCCTCGTCCTCGTCTCCATCTCCATCTCCATCTCCATCTCCATCTCCATCAGAAACTTCTTCATCAGCTTCCTACAAGAAAAGAACAAATTTCTCTCAGCTTGAAGAAGGGAAGAGGAAAGGATAACACATCAGATAACCTTGAAAGAAAAGGTAAAATGTCACTACATTGTTAAAATATTTCAGCGGATTAGGCCATAAGTCCTCCTTAATGATCTCACCAACCTGCAGTCACAGGGAAACATATATAATATCTGAAAGAAACTGGACTTTTATAAGCTTAAGTTTGTTGCACTATACAATGTATTCAGTTTCTGATAAGGAAATCAGAGAAAGGACAAAGGAAGAATTAATCTCATCAATCAATCGTTTACATAAGTTGCCATATGATCATGAACTCATCAAATGACTAGCAATGAATGCAACAATATAGATAGTTTCAAGCAGCCAGATACAACAATTACCTCATCACTAAGCCCATCCGCAATATCTTTAAGCTGAGTCTCAGAAAACCAACTAAAAAAGCTGCATCCATCAGCATATGGttattgatgatataatatATGGTTACAGAAAGATCTCAGATACTTCTTCTCACCATatcaatagaaattagacacATGTTAACGTCTTAGAAATTTTACCAAGCAATGTATGGAACAATTATCAGTATATAAGGTCTTCCTTAGTCCAGATTTTCATTTTCCTTCCAaatcttttcttgaaaatctttGTAACAAATCAGACTTTGTTGTCAAAAATCAGGGAGCTTCCTACCTCAAAGCATGTAATAGCAATCCCAGAAGGTCAGTTAAATTCTCGAGAAAGTGAGTAACAATTACCTTTCCTCGGATGGAGGCCGCTTGTTTCCTTTCATCTCAGGATTACCGCCATAAGCCGCACCCTTCAAATTACAGTTATTCATCATGTTTCCATCGAAAAGGGGTCTCAAGGAAGAAGAGAAGGAGGCTTCTAACACACAAAAAGTTACACAGGGGCAGCCATTACCATGCCTTCCTTCCACTTAATAGCCGTTCCAGTTATCTTTGTTGTTCCTTCATCAAGGAATGTATATGTCTTCACTAGTTTTGTGTCTTCAAAATAAGGATTTGGTTTGAATATCTGCAGGTtgataggaaaaaaaaattcagcACTTGTTCCAAACTCTGTGAGATTATGCAAGCTGTTGATGCATATTGAGAACAGCCTTCCAGTAGAGAGGAGTGTTTTCAAAAACAAAGAACTTACAAAAGTAAGGGAATAACCAGATGTCACATCTTTGAAATCCTCCACATCAAGAGAATCCAAGTACTTGAAGATCTAAATCGAAGGAAGAAGATtgttaaaaaaagaagataccATCCTCACATAATATATCTAAGAACAGCTTAAACCAACAGGCACTGTATTAAGGTTTTATCACAAAAGATTTAAGACATCCCGAAGGAAGTCCTCTAATAAATTGAAGTTGAATAACATGACAAACCTTCTGATCTTCCACATTCAAAAGCTCACCAAGGGCAGGGTGACTTAAGAACTGCATAGACAGAAGTTAATTACagataaaaatatcatattgCTCAATTTTCCACCACAAGAATGCTAATTGAAATACAGAAATATATTGACTGGACTTACGGCAGTCACCCAAAAGTCAGGAATTGATTTGATGACCTCATTTCTTTTCTCGTAAACAGGCCTCCTTATCTCATTATACTTCTGTTCAATTGCTAATACCTCCTCACTAGCTTGTTCATTAACCTGCACAACACAAATCAAGAATGGACGGTCACGATATAATGCAATTAACAGCATATACAGCATATACTAAACAAATTTAGATCCAATTAAGACAATCAATTGATAGGTACTTGAACCAGCTTTCTTGAGCCAGTAACATTTTTATATAACTACGTTGAGCACACAGGGGAAGCAGAATCTCAAAGAAGGCATATGGGTATAGAGCTAATAAGAACTGGATAAAACTATACTTTGCGTGAATTGTCAGGGAATGATTTagctaatgcatactctttacTGCTTTCCCATCTGCCAAATACATGTAACTAAAACATGGCAGTAGATATCAAGACACAAGAGTTTAAGGACTTAGAATTTCGAAGCCACAGTTAAAACTTGAATCTTGATGAACCCAGTAACCCACATCTAAAccattaacttttttttttcctttgtactCAAATTCATGTATTCTGAAATCATCCTCATGCATTTTCCCAGCAAGAAAAGCTCTGCCCTGCAAACCAagtaccaaaaagaaaaaagagaaagaaaggagaaaagaacTCCATATTTTGGTAACTCTCTAGGAGTCTTCTTTAACCTTACAGCAATATGGTCTTAAAATGGCCAGTTCAGTGTGTCTGACTGTATTCTTTCTTGTAGCAGGAAATCTGAAGCATCATCgttgataataataattcatatcgtattcttaaataaaaaaaagtaaaatcatgttgatcagaaaaagaaaagaaataaataagagaGTAACCACCACATTGCCAGCAAACTTTTGGAAGCAAGTATGATATCTGCCGATTGGTTGGTTGTTAGGAATGTCAACCGGGAAGACTGGCAGTGAGTTCAACTGTTCAAGCAACTCCTCTAGTAGACAATTTTaacaaaatgaccaaaaaatataaaataaatgaatCTTGCAAAATAAATGGAAGTAATTGGGTATAGCAGACCCACACTTAACCATGAAAATATGATGAGCAATTAAGATGTTACCCTTTTAGCCTATGAACTAAGTTGTTGCTCCCGAGGCCCAGAACCATTTAATGTGAACAGATTTGGCAGTTTATTATTAGGTGTTTCCAGCTAGGCCACCTTATGGACATGATAACACATCTTGCAGTGATCcataaagcataaaaatatatactcgCCAAAAAGAGATGTGTATATGTACTCATAGAAGTTCGGCACGCCGCACGTGTCAATAACACGAGCATTGGATACTTCCAAAAGAACTTTTTCACTGAAAGGTTAGGACCAAAACCACAGCCAAATGCTGAAATATAACATGGACGttacaacaacatcaacaattatTAGGCCTCAATCCCAAGAAATTGGGGTCAGCTTTATGAATCGTCATTGTCCATATCGCTCCATTTGAGCTCATATCAGTCCAATATTATGTAAATTAGAATTACACATAAAAATAAGCAAACACTAGAAGTTCTCTTAATTCATCTACTGACATATAAATCTTTGACATAACTAAGAGACTCGTAAAAAACATTGGACTTAAAAGCAAACATACTAAATAATATATCAGAAAAGATCTCGATAAATATACCAAAAAAGAGATATACACTATCTCAATTTGCAATAATATGCCACAAAGTTGGGCACGTGTTAAATGGATCATAGAATAGGGCTGAGTCAAAGTCTGTAAAATATGTCAGACATACCGAAACAAAATCTTATATCATTTTAGTTCAAGACTTGCAATATTTAACACATAAGTTTAGATACCCTGCTCTGTCAATCAATTACGTCTCAATCCTAAATTTGAACTAATTGATCTTAAGAATTATGTAAATGTCCAATAGGAAAATGAAGCATAACTGCTAGCCTTCAGGGATTTCTCAGTTTTCCCAAATAAAAGGGGGAAATGAAGCATAACATTCATCAGTTATTGACAACCATGTCCATATGCTTTAAACTGAAGTGATTTAGATAGAAAAGAATCAGAACACTCATCAGTTATTAACAATCATAGTTCATTACATGATTTATTACCATCATAAGTCTTCACACACTTTTTGTGTAGATTTTTTCTAAACACTACGCCTTTCTTTCCCGTCTCAAAGTAGGTTACGACTTGAGCTGCCGGTCAGACTACAGTAATTGGCACAAATGAATTGGTCTTGCTAATCGTTAATGAGTTGAACTTTCTCGCTTTTCACACCCTTCATTCACTAGACGGATTCCCTCTTCTTTCTGAAAAGACGTTACTTTCTATTTCGTTTTCTTATAAAAGACTTATTGTGTGATTCATCTATCCGTGATCCaacattcaatatttatttcaaagttCCTTAATACTTTGGATGGTTTCCAGAAATCCAAATAGCCAAAATTTAATATGGAAAGTTTCATTCAAACTCTAAGAAGATAAAGTGCACTATAAATTAGAGGATCCCTTTGAATGTGGCCAACAGTGTATTAGGTGAAAATTGCAGTTAGCAAGCCACAACGAGTGATAGCTGAAAGATTTCTATGAGATGAGGGGATTATGGGTTATTGAAGAGGAGACACGAAAATTTGGTAAGGAATAAAAGAATAAATGAGGCGAGAGAGATTTAGGGGAGATATAAATACATAGAGAATCAGATAGTGTTAGTAACACATTGGTTGAGGGTATGGATTGTAGTCTCTTTTTGTCGTCTAGGGCATAGTTATCTCATGatctagcttttggggttgagttaggcccaagGTCCATCTTTTGAAGTGATAGTAATCGCTAACAAGTGGCTAACAATTTATTACTAAGTTGCTCAGACTCTCCAAATTTGTTGCCGCACCCGAgttggatcctccaaaaatgcactacttttgaaGGATCTGACACACTCCCAAGGACATTTTTGAATAGTCCGAGaaacataaatttattataCTCCTTTTTGTACTACCACCATCAATAATGACACGTCATAATAAAATCAGGAGCGCTAGCAGCAGAGATTATTTGCCTTAATGTTTTGGAAAGGATCCCCTTTTGCAGTTGGAGTGTATTAAAAGCTGGCCATATTGAAAGGCTGCCATTTGGTTAAAAACGCATCTTCAAAGATCTACAACTAAACGTCCGCCCTTCTCTTGTTCCATTATATCCATCACGCCACCTTAAGAAGTTACAAGGGTACCCTAGCAAAAAACGCTTCTTGTCTTCTCCCTTTATCACTTAcactaaatttattttcaatgcTAAGAAAAGAACAAAAGGACAATTGTTCAACTAATCATTTCCAATTACAGAGGAATTTAACAAATACTCCCTCCATCCCAAAATAAGTGTCGCTTCTCCCTTTTCGAGAGTCAAATTGATTAATGTTCAAAGCTAAATTGGATTAGATCAACTCAATATCTTAATATTAAgatttaaatattcaaaaactatacgaaAAGTACTACAAGTTGCAATGCTTCTCATGTCAGTATGataaaaaaagtatattttaaaaaattaatcaaaattcacaTAGTTTGAATTTCGAGAAGCGAAAACCAACAACCTATTTGGGACGAAGGGATTAACAAACttaatttttctcttatttttattgataaccATGGTATCTGGGCCATCTTCCACGCATGTCGGCCTATTCCAAGGGGTACCTGCTACTGTCTTTGTTGTTCTCTTTTTTTGGCGACAAGGGAAACCTCCAACCGCTACCCTTTGGGTACGCATAGGATAAAAACCTCGCtcctatgcaatagctcgcaaaccaCATAGGAGAGGTGACCCGCACTAGGTGAGCCCGGTGCAACGGGCTCGACCTAGAAGGCAAACCCTTTGCTTTCGCTGGCAAGGGATTTCAAACTTGAGACCTCCAATATGGAAGTCCCAAGCCCAAACCACTGGGCCACCCTGAAGGGTGTCTTTGCTGTTCTTTTCTCTATTATTTTTAACATGATTCCTTCAGTTgtgtattttcttttcattacCTACTTAGAACTATTTTACTTggcgagggtctttcagaaagaACCTCTCTGCGCTTCACAAGAccctacttgtgggattacactgggtatgttgttgttgtacctACTACACCCCAGGTACTAGGCAACTCTGTCCTCCAACAAACTTCAGATTATCTCCCTTCTTTACACTTAAAACTGTCTACTCACTCAACAACATCTCCAACAAAACCTAAGCTGATCGTAAATTCCAAAAAAGAATGATCCTAATACAGCACACAAAGGTAAGGGAAGCAATCAATCCATCAATTAATCAAGAAGCCAATTTGTTCAGTTTAGACAGAAACCTAAAACAAAATCTTTTCTTTCTCTTAAACAAGTGAAAGGCATTAAAAAAACATTAAATCCTCTTCAACAATTCCTATAATGCAGAAGCATATAAAATCAGAAAGgggatttatttatttttactaaatttCACAATCAAAGACTAATGAGGAAAtctcaaaacaaaaaaattacaacATGCATTACAAAAAGAGTTAAAAATTAAACCTTTTCAAGTTCATCTTGAACTTCCTGAAGCTTCTCGATGGAGAAAACAAGATCAGTGTCAATTTGATCGGCGTTTTCCTCAACTGCTGTCTTCAATTTCTTGGAATTGTCAACCACCATTTTCAGAAACCCTAGAAGAGATGGTCTGCTAAAACCCTAATGCTGTGAACAAGAAGAAGCGTGATTTTCTGTGTTTGCTCCAATCAAATGTATTTCTAAACAGACCAAAGTATACgaagatttaattttttttcctcttttgtcTTGTAACATTCTCTGTCATCCTCGTATGTTAACTTCATCTGTTTAATGTGAGACTGCCACGTCACAATATTTCCAAATTAAGTAAACAATAATTTTAGCTTTGGTAAAAAATGGCACTTTTATTTATTGTCAATTTGACCAATTGATTTGAGTTAAATGACttaatttatttctaaaatCCATTAAAAGTTACTGTAAATTGCtaccaaaaaaaatagtatgagatgacataaattatattttaataaaagttttttttgcAAAAGTGGAGCCTGCTGGTAATGTCAATGTAAATAGTGTGGTAAGGCGTAGCAATGAACAATTTGGAGTAATAATCGCGTAATTCTAAGGTTGTTTTAGCAATAGGAGTATTACAATAgtagttttttatatttgtaaGTTGATTTTTCGATTTTTAATACTATTTTTCGATACTTGTTGCATACAatcaaaaaaaagtttaaaaaatgGCTCTCAACTTGGTTTCATCATATGCTATTACCTCTtatgtttcaaaaagaatgatctAGTTTGATTTagcataaaatttaaaaaaataaagaaaatttttcAATCTTGTAATCCTAATTAAAGTTATgtaaaatgtaccaaaatatctttttatcttgtaattttaaatatgacatgtgaaaaacaaaaaatcataaaaaaaaaggggCATTCGTTTTGAAATGGATGGCGTACTAGTTTTCCTTAGTTAAGTTATTTGCTCTTTCTATTTTGGGCTTGCTAAGGCTGTAATTGGGTACTTCTTTGTTTTCTCTAAAAGGTCCATGACTTTTGGTTGGTTGGATCAAGCCTGACCAAGTGTGCTTTTTCTGTTTAAAAAATGTCATTGCCGTGCAAGTTTCTGCAATTCTTTTTCAGTGAGGATGGCATGATATTGGCCTCAATTTAGGAGAGTTTGTTACATTCCCAAACAACACGCAAATCCTTAAATATTACACTGGCCATTGATGCCATAAAGCTGACTGTTTTATGCAATTTAGTGTATATTCATAGAAGTTATTAAATGGAGCTTATGACTAGTCCTTAGCGAAGAATTAAGATATCTTGATCACttacaaaatgaataaaaatgatttttttcagatttttatacataaaaatgaaTCTCTTGTAAAAAGATCAAGTacaaaacttttaaaaatattgtgaGTAGCTTGAAAAAATCAATTCTCCTCTTGTCACACCTAATACACTTTCATTAGTATTAAAAACTTCACAACCGTAAAGATatgacacatattttgcctaatTGTCAATGAAGTGAGTAAaaactataaaatatttttttcttttttagtttgttaaaaaaatgtacatattttaattttgaattttttattttatttttaatgaaaagaTTTATAActacaatttttttataatatatttatcattcaacaaaaatattctttttaaaactTTATAATGTATCAAACACTCTTACATGCAGCATCCCTGATGGACCATATAATTTCGGCCTAAGTGAATTACTGATATCCATAAAATAAGATCTATAGTGGTTTTAACCCAGAAGGCCCATGGTtgcaaataaatcaaaatgttatCTTTTATCTAAGAAAATGTAGAAATGTTAAGACCCatgtaaaaagagaaaaaatgttCAACCTGTGgatattatttcatttttatttaatgctaagaataaataatatcataaactctttgtaattaatttatgtAAACATTCCTAAATCGCAAGTATATGTGAGTGGAAGAGTGACTTCTTCATAAATGATTCATATTTATTCAAATGACAGTTTCTTAATTCATAACTTCCTAATGAAAAAATATGAGTTTTTCAGAAGAATTGAAATTACTTTGCGTTATGACAATTTTATCAGTAAGTAAGAGTTATGTTTCATTACATTAATTTTATGTTTGTTTCTTATGTTCTTCTGACGGATGAAAACGTAAATAATTTTCCTATTTAAGGAGCATCATATATTTGTGAGCTAAACatacaaaagagaaaaaaaatctctttcatttactctctctttcaccAATTCCCTTATTGTCTCAAATAGTCATTCTTTCTATTATGAATTTTTGACAATTGTATTTGTGCAACTCTAAACTTCCAACCACGAGTGCGCGTGTTTGGAAGAGTTGTGGAACCTCGGAGAATAACCAACCTTAACAATTTGCACTAGAGTCGGGCCAAAATCGTTTTCAAGGCAATAGCTTGCCACAACAAAATGTTTGCGACAATTTGCttactatttttaatttttgtccgATATCAATATTATTGAAGAAAGTAATTAACACCTTGCCTAATTATCATGTATTAGCATTAGTCAGagtattagttagttagaagtctGTTATCACTCGTTAGTTAGTAGTCAGTAGCTTGGTTAGTTTGTTAGTTGTTAGAGaaattagttaagaagttagtTAGTGGAATACAGCTAGCACTCTTACACTTGTATATATACATGATTGTTAATTGAATGAAGAATAAGTTCTCATTTCCTAAAATCACATTTTGTGTGAGTTGTTCTCTTCTTCGATTACCAACTATGGCTTCTTCATTCATACATCTGAATTCTCCAGaaagttttataaatattatagtaTTAATTCTAACACAACCTATATGGAGGGTTATTACATCATTTTTATTAAACCCTATGAGTTTGATTCTGTACAAGGACTAGCGACATAGCTAACAAAAGAAACTCCTAAtaagagatt
The sequence above is a segment of the Solanum dulcamara chromosome 11, daSolDulc1.2, whole genome shotgun sequence genome. Coding sequences within it:
- the LOC129874635 gene encoding NAP1-related protein 2-like, with product MVVDNSKKLKTAVEENADQIDTDLVFSIEKLQEVQDELEKVNEQASEEVLAIEQKYNEIRRPVYEKRNEVIKSIPDFWVTAFLSHPALGELLNVEDQKIFKYLDSLDVEDFKDVTSGYSLTFIFKPNPYFEDTKLVKTYTFLDEGTTKITGTAIKWKEGMGAAYGGNPEMKGNKRPPSEESFFSWFSETQLKDIADGLSDEVGEIIKEDLWPNPLKYFNNEADEEVSDGDGDGDGDGDGDEDEDEDEDDEDEEDNDDDEEDEDDG